The genomic region TGTCCGCAACGGCCTGATGGAATTTCTGGAACAAATGGCGGCGATCGAAGGGCTTCGCGACTGGCACATCACGACCAACGGCGTCCTGACGGCCCCGCACGTGCCCGACCTCGTACGGCTGGGCGTCGGCTCGGTCAACCTCAGCATCGACACGCTGGACCGCGAACGGTTCCGGCTCATCACCCGCCGCGACGAGCTGCCCGCCGTGCAGGGCACGCTGGATGCACTGCTGGAACAGCAGGTGCCGGTCAAGCTGAACGCGGTCGTGATGGAAGGAAAGAATACCGAGGACATCCCGGCGCTGGCCGAACTGACGCGGCACCACCCGGTCGAGGTGCGGTTCATCGAGGAAATGCCGTTCAACGGCGAAGGGAGCCACTACCCGGTGCTGACCTGGACTTACCAGCGCATTCTGGACGAACTTCAAAGGCTGTACCCGAATCTGCAGAAACTGCCGGACCCCGCCCATTCAACTTCCTATCTGTACCAGATACCGGGCTATCAGGGCAACATCGGCATCATTGCCGCGTTCAGCCGGACGTTCTGCGGCAGTTGCAACCGCATTCGGATGACCGCCCAGGGAACCCTCAAAACCTGCCTGTACGACAGCGGCGTGCTGGATGTGCGGGCCCTGCTGCGGAGCGGCGCCACCGACGACGAGCTGACGGCCGCTTTCCTGAAAACCTTTGCGCACCGGCCCAAAAACGGCTTTGAAGCCGAACAGCAGCGGGCCCCGGTGTCGGAATCCATGTCCACCATCGGCGGGTAGCGAGCGGATGGGTGGTTGGCGAAAGCCGCCCCCGAATTGTTTATCCCGCTCTTATTGGTAAAATTGGCCCGGAAAGTTAACTCGGGTTTTCAATGGACCAACTTCTGCTTCTTTTGGGCATTGCCGGACTGCTGATCGGTCTGGCGGGTGCCGTTCTGCCGCTTCCCGGCCCGCCGCTGAGCTATGCCGGGCTGCTCTGCCTGCATTTTTCCAATTATGCCGAATTCAGTACGGCGACGCTGGTCAGCCTCGGACTGGCGACGGCCGTCATTGCGGTGGCCGATTATTACGTCCCGATCTGGGGCACGAAGAAATTCGGCGGCACGGCGGCCGGGCAATGGGGGTCGATGATTGGGTTGTGCGTCGGGTTCTTCGTCATTCCGGGCATCGGCATTTTCCTCGGCGCTTTTCTGGGCGCTTTCATCGGCGAACTGATTGCCGGAGCGCCGTCGGGGCAGGCCATGCGGGCGGCTTTCGGGTCGTTTGTCGGTTTTCTGGCCGGAATCGTCATGAAAGTGATTCTCTGCCTGGTCATGATTGTGGTGGCCGGGGTGGAGCTTTGGGACTATTTCTACTAAGACCAGTTGTTCAGCCCCGCGCTCGTGGCGGCATTCAGTTCATTCTGTAGCTGCAGGATGCGGACCCGTTCGAGCTGGCTGCGCTGCCGGGCCAGTTGCTGAAGGGCATCCGCATTTCCGGCCGCATCGGCGCCGCTGATCACAGCATCCGCCACACGATCCGATTTGCTGAGCCGTTCGGCGCCGACCACCGCAAAAATCAGCAGGCCGACCTGCTGGATGCGCTTCCAGTCAGCATTCCAGGCGGTCAGGTCCCGGATGCCCTTCTGATAAAGCCCGTAAGCTACCCGGTGCACGACCCAGACGACGCTAGTATAACTGAGAATGCCCCAGCGGTCGCGGCCCGGGGGAGGCGTATGCTGGCTGATGTGCGTACAGACGGCCTCCACGGCGCTGGCGAGCCGGGGATCACTGCCCGGACGGGCCGCTGCGTCGGATAATTCATGGAGGGTCCGGGCAGACGATTCGTAAAAATAGCGGACGCTGTTGTACAGGGGCCGAAAAAGCAGTTCCGGCATCATCCGGCCCAGATGCTCTTTCACCTTATCCCGGGAGCGTTCGAGTTCTTCGGTCAGCTGACTTTCGTACCGGCGAATGACGGACTGGCTGTCCGGCGCGGCGGGTGTCCCCAGCATTCGAATGAATTTCTGGATCAGCGGGTGGTCCGCGTAGCGAAACGACCGGGCCTCCTGGAGCAGACGACCGCATAAATTCTCGTTGTACAGGTCTTTTTCCAGCGTCGGCATCCGTTCGTTGAGGAAGGCAAGGACGGCCCCGCTTTCGTCCTGCACCCCTTCCAGGTCCTGCCGCGTTGTTTTTTCCTTTTCAAGGATTTCGTTGATCCAGTACGTTTTTTCTTCTTCGGACAGCGGAGAGCCGCTTTTTTTCCTTTCCCGCACGTAGACACTTACCTCAAACAGCCCCAGAAGCTCGTTCATGCGGGTGATGGCCTGAGCGCCCGAAAACTGGTCAATAGAGAGGCTCAGGTAGGAGGTCAGCACCATTTCCAGATAATTCAGCCCTTCCTGAAGTTCTCCGTTGAAGCGGATTTCCTTGATCTGCTGACCATCCGGTCGCCGGGGCATCGGTGTATCGTCGAGCACGACCGGAACGACCACCTTGTTGAGTCGGAAGGAAGTCTGAAGTTCCGCCTGGACTCCCTCGGAGGCCGCTGCTTCCTTCGACCAGATGAGCACAACCACGTCCGTTTTCGCCAGCGACTGGTCGATGGCGGCCTGAATGGGCTGTCCGGGCAGGAGCTGGGCGTAGTCCATCCACACCGTAAAGCCGGATTTTCGGAGACGCTCCATGGCCAGGTTCGCCGCGTATTTGTTCTGCCAGGAATGAGAGATAAAGACGTTCATAGCGGGAGCCGGTTAACAAGCTGGAAAGAAAGGTATGTATTTGATTTTGAGATGACAACTATTTTTTGCCCGCCGGGCAGAAGACAAAATTCGACCGCCGCCGGTTGGTAGTCAATCCCCGGAAAGGGGGAGTCGCCGCCCGCCGAAAACGGCCCTGGGCGGCGTTGGTTTAGTCGTAAAAGGTCGTAGGGGAAGAAACAGAATCTTGGCTTTGGCGGGCGCGCTTGACCGGGAAGGAAGAGGACAAAAAAAGCCCCGTCGGCTGACGGGGCTTGTCGATCAGGCATGTTGCCGGTCGTGAATGCCTTCCCTAAGTTCCTCCAGCATCTTGCGGTTGAAAGCCGGAATATCGTCGGGGTTTCGGCTGGTAGTCAGGCCCTGGTCGGTTACGACTTCCTGATCCACCCAGTTGGCCCCGGCGTTGCGGAGGTCGGTCTGGATGGACGGGTAGGAGGTAAGCGTTCTGCCCCGCACTACATCGGCCTCGATCAGCATCATGGGGGCGTGACAAATCGCCGAAACAGGTTTGTGGGCTTCGAAGAAGTGCCGCACAAACTGCACCGCTTTCGGTTCCATGCGCAGGTGGTCCGGGTTCATGACGCCGCCGGGCAGCAGTAGCCCGTCGTAGTCGTCCGGGTTCGCCTCGTCCAGCGTCCGGTCGACGGGGAAGGAGTCGCCCCAGTCTTTTTCGTCCCAGCCCTTTATCTCGCCGCCTTTGGGCGCAATCAGATGCGTTTCGACCCCGGCTTCCTGCAAAGCCTTGCGGGGCTCGGTCATTTCGACCTGTTCAAAGCCATCCGTGAGCAGAATGGCCACCTTTTTTCCCGCCAGTTTCTGTCGATTTTCCATACCGTTCTTGAGTTAATGTCTACTTAGTCAACCCATGATGTCGGCGAATGTTTGTGCCAGAAAGGGAAAGCCTCGCTTCCTGATATGAAACTTTGTATCTTTCGTCTTTTCCAAAAACAGGCATGTACTCACCGAGCGATCTTGAAAACTTACGGGCGGCCAGCCAGCTTTCGCCCGACAATGTCCTCTTACGCAAACTGCTGGCCGACGCCCTGCTGAAGACCGGTCGGGCGGCGGAAGCCGAAACCGAATACCGGGCGGCGCTCCGGCTGGCACCCGACGATACGGCCCTCAAACTGGGGCTGGCCCGGGCTTTTCAGCAAAACGGCAAAACCGACGCGGCGCTGGTCGTCCTGGAAGACCTGATTCAGCAGAACAACGCCGAAGCGTATCTGCTGTCCGCCCGCCTGCTGCTGGCCCAGCGCCAGTTCGCCGAAGCCCGTGACCACTACCAGCGTGCCTGCCTGCTCGACGACCGGCTGGCGGACCCGGCTCTGGAGGCAGAACTGGCGGTCGAAACGGACCGGATTCCGCTCGCGGCCGGACCGGAGGAGACCGGCGAATTTAGGCTGGAAAGTCAGAAACCAACGATTTCGTTTGCCGACGTGGGCGGCATGGACGCGGTGAAAGAGGAAATCGCGCTCAAGATTATCTTCCCGCTCAAACACCCGGACCTTTACAAAAGCTACGGCAAGCGGACCGGCGGCGGTATTCTGCTGTATGGCCCTCCCGGCTGCGGCAAAACCTACCTGGCCCGGGCGACGGCCGGCGAAATCAGCGCCTCGTTTATTTCGGTCGGCCTGAACGATATTCTGGACATGTGGATCGGGGCCAGCGAACGTAATCTGCACGATGTCTTCGAACAGGCCCGTCGGCAGGCTCCGTGCGTGCTGTTCTTCGACGAAGTGGACGCGCTGGGAGCGAGCCGCAACGACATGCGCAAAACGGCCGGTCGCACGGTGATCAACCAGTTTCTCGACGAACTCGACGGGGTACGCCATGCCAACGACGGGGTGCTGGTTCTGGCCGCGACCAATACGCCCTGGTACCTCGACAGTGCTTTCCGGCGACCGGGGCGCTTCGACCGGCTCATCTTCGTGGCCCCGCCCGATGCGTCGGCCCGGGAGGAAATCCTGCGTCTCCAGCTGCGCGAACTGCCCGCCGCCGACGTGGACGTAACGGCCGTTGCCCGCAAAACCGAAACCTTCTCCGGAGCCGACCTCCAGGCCGTGGTAGACCGGGCTGTGGAGCGGAAATTGCTGGAAGCCATGAAGGCGGGTCGCCCCGTGCCCGTCACAACGG from Tellurirhabdus rosea harbors:
- the moaA gene encoding GTP 3',8-cyclase MoaA, producing MIFDNHNRPITYLRLAVTDRCNLRCFYCMPEEGIKYLPKHQLLTYEEMLRLVRVLARLGVSKVRITGGEPFVRNGLMEFLEQMAAIEGLRDWHITTNGVLTAPHVPDLVRLGVGSVNLSIDTLDRERFRLITRRDELPAVQGTLDALLEQQVPVKLNAVVMEGKNTEDIPALAELTRHHPVEVRFIEEMPFNGEGSHYPVLTWTYQRILDELQRLYPNLQKLPDPAHSTSYLYQIPGYQGNIGIIAAFSRTFCGSCNRIRMTAQGTLKTCLYDSGVLDVRALLRSGATDDELTAAFLKTFAHRPKNGFEAEQQRAPVSESMSTIGG
- a CDS encoding DUF456 domain-containing protein; its protein translation is MDQLLLLLGIAGLLIGLAGAVLPLPGPPLSYAGLLCLHFSNYAEFSTATLVSLGLATAVIAVADYYVPIWGTKKFGGTAAGQWGSMIGLCVGFFVIPGIGIFLGAFLGAFIGELIAGAPSGQAMRAAFGSFVGFLAGIVMKVILCLVMIVVAGVELWDYFY
- a CDS encoding toll/interleukin-1 receptor domain-containing protein produces the protein MNVFISHSWQNKYAANLAMERLRKSGFTVWMDYAQLLPGQPIQAAIDQSLAKTDVVVLIWSKEAAASEGVQAELQTSFRLNKVVVPVVLDDTPMPRRPDGQQIKEIRFNGELQEGLNYLEMVLTSYLSLSIDQFSGAQAITRMNELLGLFEVSVYVRERKKSGSPLSEEEKTYWINEILEKEKTTRQDLEGVQDESGAVLAFLNERMPTLEKDLYNENLCGRLLQEARSFRYADHPLIQKFIRMLGTPAAPDSQSVIRRYESQLTEELERSRDKVKEHLGRMMPELLFRPLYNSVRYFYESSARTLHELSDAAARPGSDPRLASAVEAVCTHISQHTPPPGRDRWGILSYTSVVWVVHRVAYGLYQKGIRDLTAWNADWKRIQQVGLLIFAVVGAERLSKSDRVADAVISGADAAGNADALQQLARQRSQLERVRILQLQNELNAATSAGLNNWS
- a CDS encoding type 1 glutamine amidotransferase domain-containing protein, coding for MENRQKLAGKKVAILLTDGFEQVEMTEPRKALQEAGVETHLIAPKGGEIKGWDEKDWGDSFPVDRTLDEANPDDYDGLLLPGGVMNPDHLRMEPKAVQFVRHFFEAHKPVSAICHAPMMLIEADVVRGRTLTSYPSIQTDLRNAGANWVDQEVVTDQGLTTSRNPDDIPAFNRKMLEELREGIHDRQHA
- a CDS encoding ATP-binding protein; translation: MYSPSDLENLRAASQLSPDNVLLRKLLADALLKTGRAAEAETEYRAALRLAPDDTALKLGLARAFQQNGKTDAALVVLEDLIQQNNAEAYLLSARLLLAQRQFAEARDHYQRACLLDDRLADPALEAELAVETDRIPLAAGPEETGEFRLESQKPTISFADVGGMDAVKEEIALKIIFPLKHPDLYKSYGKRTGGGILLYGPPGCGKTYLARATAGEISASFISVGLNDILDMWIGASERNLHDVFEQARRQAPCVLFFDEVDALGASRNDMRKTAGRTVINQFLDELDGVRHANDGVLVLAATNTPWYLDSAFRRPGRFDRLIFVAPPDASAREEILRLQLRELPAADVDVTAVARKTETFSGADLQAVVDRAVERKLLEAMKAGRPVPVTTADLLDAVKAHRPTVREWFSSAKNYALYANEAGQYEPVLSFMKTQKWL